In the Marinomonas algicola genome, one interval contains:
- a CDS encoding TRAP transporter large permease has protein sequence MDTLILSTVLAVALLLMLASGFWVALSLVGVGVLGLVLSGNDQIGLLFATATWGASTSWSLTALPLFIWMGEILFRTRLSEDLFKGLSPLLSGLPGRLLHVNVLSCGIFAAVSGSSAATAATIGRMTLPELKARGYSERMAVGTLAGSGTLGLLIPPSIILIVYGVAAEVSIGRLFIAGALPGLLLVTLFMGYTACWALLNKDELPKSSDEKISVKDKIVALQKLFPIVGLIVFVLGSIYGGLTTPTEAAALGVVGALFLAFISKALTRKSFLESLQGAVKSSCMIGLILVGAHFLTLAMGFLGIPKSLAFWISEMSLSPVELLLYLTVLFVILGCFLDGISVVVLTTAVVLPMVQQAGIDLLWFGIYIVLVVEMSQITPPVGFNLFVIQALTGKDILYVARAALPFFLLILLAVVLITWFPQIVTFLPTNMTGR, from the coding sequence ATGGATACCCTTATTTTATCAACAGTTTTAGCTGTTGCGTTGTTACTGATGCTGGCATCTGGTTTTTGGGTGGCGCTTTCCCTTGTAGGAGTGGGTGTACTGGGCTTGGTTTTATCTGGTAACGATCAGATAGGGCTATTGTTTGCTACGGCTACGTGGGGAGCAAGTACTTCCTGGTCTCTTACGGCGTTGCCTTTATTTATTTGGATGGGGGAAATCTTATTTCGTACCCGCTTATCAGAAGATTTGTTTAAAGGTCTTTCTCCTTTGCTTAGTGGATTGCCAGGACGTTTATTGCATGTGAACGTGCTCAGTTGTGGCATTTTTGCTGCCGTTTCAGGCTCATCTGCCGCCACAGCCGCGACGATAGGGCGAATGACGTTGCCTGAATTGAAGGCTCGTGGTTACAGTGAGCGTATGGCTGTTGGTACATTGGCGGGTTCGGGGACATTAGGTCTGTTGATACCTCCGTCTATTATTTTGATTGTGTACGGTGTGGCGGCGGAAGTGTCGATTGGTCGACTGTTTATTGCAGGTGCACTACCGGGCCTTTTACTTGTCACTCTGTTTATGGGGTACACCGCCTGTTGGGCCTTGTTGAATAAAGATGAGCTGCCGAAAAGCTCAGATGAAAAAATCAGTGTTAAAGATAAGATTGTAGCGTTACAAAAGCTGTTTCCTATTGTCGGTCTGATTGTTTTTGTCTTGGGGTCTATTTACGGTGGTTTAACCACTCCGACTGAGGCCGCGGCTTTGGGTGTCGTCGGTGCGTTATTTCTGGCTTTTATTTCTAAAGCATTAACTCGGAAAAGTTTTCTTGAAAGTTTACAGGGTGCGGTAAAAAGCTCTTGTATGATCGGTCTGATCTTGGTTGGAGCGCACTTTTTAACCTTGGCCATGGGCTTTTTAGGCATACCAAAATCGTTAGCATTTTGGATTTCTGAGATGAGCTTGTCGCCAGTTGAATTGCTGCTTTATTTGACTGTGCTGTTTGTTATTTTAGGCTGCTTTCTCGATGGTATTTCGGTGGTTGTCTTAACAACCGCGGTTGTCTTACCTATGGTGCAACAAGCTGGAATAGATCTACTTTGGTTTGGTATCTATATTGTATTAGTTGTTGAAATGTCGCAGATAACCCCTCCAGTCGGGTTCAATTTGTTCGTCATTCAAGCGCTGACAGGTAAAGATATCTTGTATGTTGCCCGAGCGGCTTTGCCCTTCTTTTTGTTGATTTTATTGGCTGTTGTACTCATCACATGGTTTCCGCAAATCGTTACCTTTTTGCCGACAAACATGACAGGGAGATAG
- the pxpB gene encoding 5-oxoprolinase subunit PxpB: MKASMRIDIAGENALILYFAEVASEQSAADVFAATQALEALVGHGIIDLIPSYASLLVVYDDEYFDVYRMRYEITQRMQAENQNFEAKESRTVELPVYYGTDAGPDLEALAKQANLSVEEVIEIHQSQSYQVFAIGFAPGFAFLGEVDQRIAAPRKATPRKAVPKGAVAIADRQTAVYPSVSPGGWNLIGLCPTAMFDASATPCMPVEVGDKVKFYAINKDEYLALGGEL; encoded by the coding sequence ATGAAGGCTTCGATGAGAATAGACATCGCTGGCGAGAACGCGTTGATTCTATATTTTGCAGAGGTGGCCAGTGAGCAATCGGCCGCGGATGTGTTTGCGGCCACTCAAGCCTTAGAAGCGTTAGTGGGGCATGGAATCATTGATTTAATTCCTTCTTATGCTTCTCTTTTGGTTGTTTATGATGATGAATACTTCGATGTTTACCGTATGCGTTATGAGATCACTCAACGCATGCAAGCCGAAAACCAAAATTTTGAAGCAAAAGAAAGTCGTACCGTGGAATTGCCTGTGTATTATGGCACTGACGCTGGACCAGATTTAGAGGCGCTGGCTAAACAGGCAAATTTATCCGTTGAAGAAGTCATTGAAATTCATCAGTCGCAGTCTTACCAAGTGTTCGCTATTGGGTTCGCGCCTGGTTTTGCTTTTTTAGGTGAAGTGGATCAGCGTATTGCCGCGCCAAGAAAAGCAACGCCTCGTAAAGCGGTGCCAAAAGGCGCGGTTGCCATCGCAGATAGACAAACAGCGGTGTATCCATCGGTTTCTCCAGGAGGATGGAATTTGATTGGTTTGTGCCCAACGGCCATGTTTGATGCAAGCGCGACGCCATGTATGCCGGTGGAAGTTGGCGATAAAGTGAAATTTTATGCCATTAACAAAGATGAGTATTTGGCGTTAGGAGGTGAATTATGA
- a CDS encoding putative hydro-lyase produces MSIEKSIPLSQLSPKQVREQIRSGQWKANTSGAASGYVQGNIVILPKAWADDFLKFCQLNPKACPIVGMSDEPGDFLLSSVGDNVDIRTDVPSYKVFHEGVFVEEVHDITSIWRDDLVTFVLGCSFSFEEPLIADGLEVRNITEGVNVPMYRTNIECRAAGPFSGTTVVSMRPMVPKDAIRAIQICTRFPSVHGAPLHFGDPAAIGVRDIATPDFGDAVTIKEGEVPVFWACGVTPQVALEQAKPPFCITHSPGCMLVTDMRNSQLAIL; encoded by the coding sequence ATGTCTATCGAAAAGAGTATTCCCTTGTCGCAGCTATCTCCTAAACAGGTTCGTGAACAGATTCGTTCTGGTCAGTGGAAGGCGAACACATCTGGGGCGGCTTCAGGCTATGTTCAGGGAAATATTGTGATTCTGCCGAAAGCATGGGCCGATGATTTCTTGAAATTTTGTCAGTTAAACCCTAAAGCGTGTCCAATTGTTGGCATGTCTGATGAGCCGGGTGATTTTTTATTGTCTTCAGTGGGTGACAATGTCGATATTCGTACCGATGTACCAAGCTACAAAGTCTTTCACGAGGGTGTGTTTGTGGAAGAAGTACATGATATTACTTCTATCTGGCGCGATGACTTAGTGACGTTCGTATTGGGTTGTTCTTTTTCTTTTGAAGAGCCATTAATTGCCGATGGTTTGGAAGTCAGAAATATTACGGAAGGTGTTAACGTCCCTATGTATCGTACGAACATTGAATGTCGTGCAGCAGGACCCTTCTCTGGTACAACGGTTGTTAGCATGCGCCCAATGGTACCAAAAGACGCTATTCGTGCTATTCAAATCTGTACTCGTTTTCCGTCTGTACATGGTGCGCCTTTGCATTTTGGTGACCCTGCCGCGATTGGTGTACGAGATATCGCCACACCTGACTTTGGGGACGCGGTAACTATCAAAGAAGGCGAAGTGCCTGTTTTTTGGGCTTGTGGTGTAACGCCTCAAGTTGCATTAGAGCAAGCCAAGCCCCCATTTTGCATTACACACAGCCCTGGTTGCATGCTAGTAACTGACATGCGCAATAGCCAATTGGCTATTTTATAA
- a CDS encoding DUF4392 domain-containing protein: MTDILESMSVALENALVARNLRGMASVQPSLKPGYCLRAAKVLFSAKGVVLIGTGFPVTDTFETDGPLGAIALYQALEAVGSTPYIVCGAPLSKALREDYRIVEIEVGKHAYQAQEAKAVLDDLMPSVVLSIERPGQAADGNYYNMRGEDISARTACYDTFMKQARCPTIAIGDGGNEIGMGNVTSALKSLDIVSATTTCDELIVADVSNWGGYGLIAMMGYLDNRDLLAEFDPIVTLEYLSKLGSVDGVTRLNQLTEDGLDSSVGDSVILELRKLTGFDVSSKTE; this comes from the coding sequence ATGACAGATATTTTAGAATCGATGAGTGTTGCTCTAGAAAATGCGCTAGTGGCACGTAATCTTCGAGGCATGGCAAGCGTGCAACCCAGTTTAAAGCCAGGATACTGTTTAAGAGCGGCAAAGGTCTTATTCAGTGCAAAAGGTGTGGTTTTGATTGGGACGGGCTTTCCGGTAACGGATACCTTTGAAACAGATGGCCCTTTAGGCGCAATTGCACTGTACCAAGCGTTAGAAGCGGTCGGTTCAACGCCTTATATCGTCTGTGGTGCGCCATTATCAAAAGCGTTAAGGGAAGATTACCGCATTGTTGAAATAGAAGTCGGTAAACACGCCTACCAAGCACAAGAAGCAAAAGCGGTGTTGGATGATTTGATGCCCAGCGTTGTGCTTTCTATTGAGCGTCCAGGCCAAGCGGCAGACGGTAATTATTATAATATGCGAGGTGAAGACATCAGTGCTCGCACCGCATGTTATGACACCTTTATGAAACAAGCCCGTTGTCCAACTATTGCCATTGGTGATGGCGGCAACGAAATCGGTATGGGGAATGTGACGTCAGCGTTAAAAAGCCTCGACATTGTCTCTGCGACCACGACTTGTGATGAACTCATTGTGGCGGATGTCTCAAACTGGGGTGGGTACGGCCTTATTGCCATGATGGGGTACTTAGATAATCGTGATTTATTGGCGGAGTTTGACCCTATAGTAACCTTAGAGTATTTGTCTAAGTTGGGCAGTGTGGACGGTGTAACGCGTTTAAATCAATTAACGGAAGACGGTCTGGACTCTTCTGTAGGTGACTCCGTGATACTTGAGTTACGTAAATTGACCGGATTTGATGTGTCTAGCAAGACAGAATAA
- a CDS encoding TRAP transporter small permease — translation MRKLLNNMYLASGYLSGFCILLITLLIVSQIIGRLFGFIVPSVEDFSGYSLAAATFFGLAYTFREGGHIRVSLAIKFLPAGSRHFQELFILAVALLLSAFMSFYTIHLSWESYIFEEVSYGYIPVPLWLPQVPVALGMVMFTIAIADDFFCTLLGQKPNYLMHEEEEIDLESGLGGDN, via the coding sequence ATGCGCAAATTACTCAATAACATGTATTTGGCTTCAGGCTATCTGTCTGGCTTTTGCATCCTTCTTATTACTTTATTGATTGTTTCTCAAATTATTGGTCGATTATTCGGTTTTATTGTACCGTCTGTTGAGGACTTTTCCGGTTACAGTCTTGCGGCCGCCACTTTTTTTGGTCTGGCTTATACTTTTAGAGAAGGTGGCCATATTCGTGTCAGTTTAGCGATTAAGTTTTTGCCTGCTGGCTCGAGACATTTTCAAGAATTGTTTATCTTAGCCGTAGCCTTGTTGTTAAGTGCTTTCATGTCATTCTATACGATACACCTTTCTTGGGAGTCGTATATTTTTGAAGAAGTGTCTTATGGCTACATTCCTGTCCCTCTCTGGTTACCTCAAGTACCAGTTGCCTTAGGAATGGTGATGTTCACCATTGCGATAGCGGATGATTTTTTCTGTACGTTACTCGGTCAAAAGCCTAATTACCTGATGCATGAAGAAGAAGAGATTGATTTAGAATCTGGCCTTGGGGGAGATAATTAA
- a CDS encoding 5-oxoprolinase subunit PxpA — protein sequence MTMKLNCDLGEGYGSWKMGLDSLAMPHIDQANIACGFHAGDPQWMMKTLALAAEHAVEVGAHPGYPDLVGFGRRSLKCSAEEVHGLMLYQMSALDGMARSHGLEMTYVKPHGALYNDMMANTELRGQIMQAVAKFYRPIRLVLQATPESMEHRKEADQYGIAVSFEAFADRCYADDGKLLARSKEGAVHSKEKMLAQVQQLIDKGTITTISGHEMTLDVDTLCVHGDNEAGVRSIEAIKEMMS from the coding sequence ATGACTATGAAATTAAATTGCGATTTAGGTGAAGGCTACGGTTCTTGGAAAATGGGTTTGGACAGTTTGGCCATGCCCCATATAGATCAAGCTAATATTGCCTGTGGCTTTCATGCTGGTGACCCACAGTGGATGATGAAAACACTGGCCTTAGCGGCAGAGCACGCTGTTGAAGTCGGTGCTCATCCTGGGTATCCAGATCTTGTCGGCTTTGGTCGCCGCAGTTTGAAGTGCTCGGCAGAAGAAGTGCATGGCCTAATGTTGTATCAAATGTCGGCTCTAGACGGCATGGCTCGCAGTCACGGCTTAGAAATGACTTACGTGAAACCGCACGGTGCTTTGTATAACGATATGATGGCCAATACCGAGTTGCGCGGTCAAATTATGCAAGCCGTTGCCAAATTCTATCGTCCGATTCGTTTAGTTCTGCAAGCGACTCCTGAATCGATGGAGCATCGTAAAGAAGCCGATCAGTATGGTATAGCTGTCTCCTTTGAAGCCTTTGCCGATCGTTGTTATGCCGATGACGGTAAGCTCTTGGCTCGCTCAAAAGAAGGCGCCGTGCATTCTAAAGAAAAGATGCTGGCGCAAGTTCAGCAACTGATTGATAAAGGCACAATTACGACCATCAGTGGCCATGAAATGACGCTTGATGTAGATACTTTATGTGTTCATGGTGACAATGAGGCCGGCGTTCGTTCAATTGAAGCGATCAAGGAGATGATGTCCTAA
- a CDS encoding D-amino acid aminotransferase produces MSTVYLNGAFMPIEEAKISPLDRGFLFGDGIYEVIPSYDGKTVGLEPHMQRMFDGLSAIGIKCTKSLDDWKALIQELIDQNGGGNQGIYLQVSRGADVKRYHAYPEGVEPTIFAMSNPIKPAVEADASTAKGFSVATTQDMRWKRCQIKSTALLGNVMHFQEGYASGNDEILLYNEDNFLTEASSSNAFIVKDGVVITPVQDNQILPGITRKLILDILEKDGSIPVEVRNVTMEEVFNADEIWVTSSSKELAPVTVIDGKPVGNGKVGDVWEAAFTLYTQFKFDY; encoded by the coding sequence ATGAGCACTGTTTATTTGAATGGCGCGTTTATGCCTATCGAGGAAGCAAAAATTTCCCCTTTAGATCGTGGCTTTTTGTTTGGAGATGGTATCTATGAAGTGATTCCATCCTATGATGGAAAAACAGTGGGATTAGAGCCACATATGCAACGCATGTTTGACGGTTTGTCTGCTATTGGCATTAAGTGTACTAAGTCTCTAGATGACTGGAAAGCGCTGATACAAGAGCTGATTGATCAAAATGGTGGTGGTAATCAGGGTATTTATCTGCAAGTTAGCCGTGGAGCGGACGTGAAACGTTATCATGCCTACCCTGAAGGCGTTGAGCCTACGATTTTCGCAATGTCGAACCCGATTAAACCGGCTGTTGAAGCGGATGCGAGTACCGCAAAAGGTTTCTCTGTAGCGACAACGCAAGATATGCGTTGGAAACGTTGCCAAATAAAATCCACAGCTCTTTTGGGTAATGTGATGCATTTCCAAGAAGGTTATGCCAGCGGTAATGATGAAATCTTGTTGTACAACGAAGACAATTTTTTAACCGAAGCCAGTTCTTCCAATGCGTTTATAGTAAAAGATGGTGTGGTGATTACGCCAGTTCAGGATAACCAAATTCTACCGGGTATCACGCGTAAATTAATTTTGGATATTCTAGAAAAAGACGGCTCTATCCCTGTTGAAGTGCGTAATGTGACGATGGAAGAAGTATTCAACGCGGATGAAATTTGGGTGACCAGCTCCAGTAAAGAGTTAGCGCCTGTTACCGTTATAGATGGGAAGCCTGTCGGCAATGGGAAAGTGGGTGACGTTTGGGAGGCCGCCTTTACGCTTTATACCCAGTTTAAGTTTGACTATTAA
- a CDS encoding methyl-accepting chemotaxis protein, translating to MSVKVRLIYAFVIAVLTTTIAMGLLSFFQARSVMLERTTKTELPAQIAQIKNEVENQIETLSTNAEILANNPMILDWAQKGFSKDGETSLVSLLGNIRERLDLDVASWADRKSGKYWNQDGFLRVMTKETDSWFFDFTTSSKNKNVSVYRSKSTGEVSLFVNYQNLNGQGLAGFGMKLTQMTNYLNSFNIGDGGFVYLVSQDGVIKVHRNSKLLEKSSVTDLYGTEVGQALLGQKGVNIQMTGDAVLASQFIPAMGWILVAEIPNDVVFGSVSSMGNTLLILGVILSIVAAVAASFIGAALVKQLGVVADNLKEIGEGDGDLSHRLSADGPVELADIGNGFNKFVIVIHNMVKQVLQTSSQLNQASEQMSHSAETILKDARLQSDRTSMVVSAVHEMEMSVREVSENAAEAATSARDVNREVNAGLKVADSAKVIIENLSSESERIASTVADLAKNSEQIGSILDVIRSISEQTNLLALNAAIESARAGEQGRGFAVVADEVRNLAKRTAQSTDEIQVMIDKLQSESRKALLASQAGQEKASEGAESVKSVALALNTISAQVDKMNELNQQVAATTEQQLLAMGDVGQNITNIQESVNHSVITANGLTENSKSLRILSVDLDSLVARFKV from the coding sequence ATGTCGGTAAAAGTTCGTTTAATTTATGCTTTTGTGATTGCCGTGTTAACGACAACGATAGCGATGGGGTTGTTAAGTTTCTTTCAGGCCCGATCTGTGATGTTGGAGCGTACAACCAAGACTGAACTGCCAGCTCAAATCGCGCAAATAAAAAATGAAGTAGAAAATCAGATTGAAACGCTTTCTACTAATGCTGAAATTTTAGCAAATAATCCGATGATTTTAGACTGGGCTCAAAAGGGCTTCTCTAAAGATGGCGAGACCTCTCTTGTTTCTTTGTTAGGCAATATCCGTGAACGTTTAGATTTGGACGTTGCTTCATGGGCAGACAGGAAGTCGGGAAAGTATTGGAACCAAGATGGTTTTTTACGCGTCATGACAAAAGAGACGGATAGTTGGTTTTTTGACTTTACGACATCGTCTAAAAATAAAAATGTGAGTGTTTATCGCAGTAAATCGACAGGCGAAGTCAGCTTATTTGTCAATTATCAAAATTTGAATGGTCAAGGTTTGGCTGGTTTTGGCATGAAGCTCACTCAAATGACGAATTATTTAAACAGTTTTAACATCGGTGATGGTGGTTTCGTTTATCTTGTGTCGCAAGATGGGGTTATTAAGGTTCACCGTAATAGTAAATTATTGGAAAAAAGTAGTGTAACGGATTTATATGGAACAGAGGTAGGCCAAGCCTTATTAGGACAAAAAGGCGTAAACATTCAAATGACAGGAGACGCCGTTTTAGCGAGTCAATTTATACCTGCTATGGGGTGGATATTAGTCGCTGAAATACCTAATGATGTTGTTTTCGGTAGCGTTTCTTCCATGGGAAATACTTTACTGATACTAGGTGTAATATTAAGTATTGTGGCCGCCGTTGCAGCCTCATTTATCGGTGCCGCTCTGGTTAAACAGTTAGGTGTGGTCGCGGATAACTTAAAAGAAATCGGTGAAGGTGACGGTGATCTAAGCCACCGTCTAAGTGCAGATGGCCCTGTTGAACTGGCTGATATCGGTAATGGATTTAATAAGTTCGTTATTGTTATTCATAATATGGTTAAGCAAGTATTGCAAACCAGTAGTCAGCTTAATCAAGCATCAGAACAAATGTCTCACTCAGCAGAAACTATACTTAAAGATGCTCGTTTACAAAGTGATCGCACCTCAATGGTTGTGTCAGCGGTTCATGAAATGGAAATGTCAGTTAGAGAAGTGTCTGAAAATGCAGCCGAGGCCGCTACTTCCGCCCGAGATGTAAATAGAGAGGTTAATGCGGGCCTAAAAGTAGCCGATTCCGCTAAAGTTATTATTGAAAACTTGTCCTCAGAAAGCGAGCGTATTGCGTCAACTGTTGCAGATCTAGCGAAAAACTCGGAGCAAATAGGAAGTATTCTAGACGTTATTCGCAGCATCTCAGAACAAACGAACTTATTGGCTTTGAATGCGGCGATTGAGTCAGCTAGAGCGGGTGAACAAGGCCGTGGTTTTGCCGTTGTTGCTGATGAAGTGCGTAACTTAGCGAAGCGCACAGCTCAATCAACGGATGAAATTCAAGTAATGATTGATAAATTACAATCCGAATCCCGCAAAGCGTTATTGGCGTCACAAGCCGGGCAGGAAAAAGCGAGCGAAGGCGCTGAATCTGTTAAGAGTGTTGCCCTTGCGCTCAATACTATTTCTGCACAGGTAGATAAAATGAATGAGCTTAATCAACAAGTGGCAGCGACGACAGAACAGCAGTTATTAGCTATGGGGGACGTTGGTCAAAATATTACCAACATTCAAGAGTCGGTTAATCACAGCGTTATTACGGCAAATGGATTGACTGAAAACAGTAAATCTCTACGGATACTTTCTGTTGATCTAGATTCACTGGTTGCTCGTTTTAAGGTGTAG
- a CDS encoding winged helix DNA-binding protein — protein MPDKVIVASSHLLSEKGTCLSEFEFGMIIANSAFHRWMMHCAKTSGVVDLAPLDILIVHHINHRERSKRLSDICFVLNVEDVHTVNYSVKKLLKRHLVQGEKVGKEMFYKTSEEGRAFCKRYREVREDCLVDSLKSFNFSPDKLTEIAENLRALSGLYDQASREAASL, from the coding sequence ATGCCAGATAAAGTGATAGTGGCCTCTTCTCATTTGTTATCAGAGAAGGGAACCTGTTTGAGTGAGTTCGAGTTTGGTATGATTATCGCGAACAGTGCTTTCCATCGTTGGATGATGCATTGCGCTAAGACCAGTGGGGTGGTCGATTTGGCCCCTTTAGATATTCTAATTGTGCATCATATTAACCACCGAGAGCGCTCTAAACGATTGTCAGATATTTGTTTCGTGCTTAACGTTGAAGATGTTCATACCGTTAACTATTCTGTGAAAAAGTTATTAAAGCGTCATCTTGTTCAGGGAGAGAAAGTGGGCAAGGAGATGTTTTATAAAACCAGTGAAGAAGGTCGGGCTTTTTGTAAACGTTACCGGGAAGTTAGAGAAGATTGTCTGGTTGATTCTCTTAAAAGCTTTAACTTTTCGCCAGATAAACTGACTGAAATTGCAGAAAACTTGCGAGCGCTGTCAGGCTTATATGATCAGGCTTCGAGAGAGGCCGCGTCTTTATAG
- a CDS encoding biotin-dependent carboxyltransferase family protein, translated as MKILQPGVLSLVQDLGRIGKHRIGLTVGGPMDPFAFRWANRLCHNQDNESVIEISIGGFSAEFTQKTQIAITGATVDVKLNGKPVSMWETLDVNAGDVLKLGFASQGCRLYLAVLGGFNVEAQFGSTATVVRENLGGLSGKALIKGDVLTLHNTDFKARVAMPEQHRPDYADSSPLRVVLGYQADSFSRLDKTRFFHGEYTVSERMDRMGYRLTGPECHSSVSSMLSEGISHGAIQVPPDGQPIVLLNDRQTIGGYPKLGSVMSIDTARLAQMTQGKKVYFTPVTVEEAHAINVLARRKEARIELASL; from the coding sequence ATGAAAATCCTACAGCCAGGTGTACTGTCTTTGGTTCAGGATCTAGGCCGTATCGGCAAACATCGAATTGGCTTAACTGTCGGCGGTCCTATGGACCCATTTGCGTTTCGTTGGGCCAACCGTCTTTGCCATAATCAAGATAACGAAAGTGTCATTGAGATTAGTATCGGTGGTTTTTCAGCCGAGTTTACCCAAAAAACGCAAATAGCGATTACCGGCGCCACGGTGGATGTGAAGCTTAACGGTAAGCCAGTCTCTATGTGGGAAACCTTGGATGTAAATGCGGGTGATGTATTGAAACTTGGCTTTGCATCGCAAGGCTGCCGTCTCTATCTTGCGGTGCTTGGTGGGTTTAACGTTGAGGCGCAATTTGGCAGTACGGCAACGGTTGTACGAGAAAATTTAGGTGGCTTATCCGGCAAAGCGTTAATCAAAGGTGATGTATTGACCTTACATAATACGGACTTCAAAGCTCGCGTTGCTATGCCAGAACAGCACAGACCAGATTACGCAGACTCTTCTCCATTAAGAGTTGTGTTAGGTTACCAAGCTGACAGCTTTAGTCGCCTTGATAAAACGCGTTTTTTTCATGGCGAATATACCGTCAGCGAGCGAATGGATCGTATGGGGTATCGTTTAACGGGCCCAGAATGCCACTCTTCCGTATCAAGCATGTTGTCTGAGGGAATTTCTCATGGCGCGATTCAAGTGCCTCCAGATGGCCAACCAATCGTGCTGTTAAATGATAGGCAAACAATCGGTGGTTATCCCAAGCTTGGTTCAGTGATGTCAATCGATACGGCTCGTTTAGCGCAAATGACGCAAGGCAAAAAAGTGTATTTTACGCCGGTAACGGTCGAAGAGGCACATGCAATTAATGTATTAGCACGTCGTAAAGAAGCGAGGATTGAACTGGCTTCTCTTTGA
- a CDS encoding ATP-binding protein yields MMPIQSKMRNLLHSLSGQILIVMTFGVALAQFISSSIWLKQLEADAKQNVKEVSQPMAFRVASTISYFSSLPKSYRHIVIDQLQDMGGTRFFVTVNKEEILINDLPNSPLKNIVIEEFRHTLSKQLGITDPKIAFSSPDDLHVISNNIKLTDLPERWGHHSLLVKPLAPPILVIQIEINEDEWLYLATLMPDPYFLEGASPISAERLFSLAASIITVLILSLLVIRRVTRPLATLAKAAEQFGQGDWRPMQEIGSTEVRNTAHAFNDMQIRLQRYLNDRERLFASISHDLKTPITRLRLRAEMLEEDNVRDAMIRDLEDLDMLVKGALQSVKETDIHENRVEVNIQNMLLDMQSSAALAHKIIRIHGELKTPYIGKPFAIKRCLGNLIDNALYYGTSATVYLDDNEERLCIRIQDEGPGIPKDKLDKVFQPYTRLTSDHSGHPSGMGLGLSIARNIARAHGGEVTLRNLDNAKGLEAVIKLPRH; encoded by the coding sequence ATGATGCCTATTCAATCGAAAATGCGTAACCTTCTTCACTCTCTCTCTGGGCAGATATTAATCGTTATGACGTTTGGCGTCGCCTTAGCGCAGTTTATTAGCTCAAGTATTTGGTTAAAACAATTAGAAGCCGATGCCAAACAAAATGTTAAAGAGGTGTCCCAACCTATGGCATTTCGAGTCGCCTCAACCATTAGTTATTTTTCCTCTTTACCAAAAAGCTATCGCCATATTGTCATTGACCAATTACAAGATATGGGTGGGACTCGCTTTTTCGTGACAGTCAATAAAGAAGAAATTCTCATTAATGATTTGCCCAACTCTCCGTTAAAAAACATTGTCATTGAAGAGTTCCGCCACACTTTGTCAAAGCAATTGGGCATTACCGATCCTAAAATTGCTTTCTCGAGTCCCGATGATCTGCATGTGATTAGCAACAACATTAAGTTAACCGACTTACCGGAACGTTGGGGACATCACAGCTTATTAGTAAAGCCTCTGGCCCCACCGATCTTGGTGATTCAAATTGAGATTAATGAAGACGAATGGCTCTATCTTGCGACCTTGATGCCAGATCCTTATTTTCTTGAAGGTGCCTCTCCAATTTCCGCTGAGCGGTTGTTTTCCTTAGCCGCGTCCATTATCACTGTCTTAATATTAAGTTTATTGGTGATTCGCCGCGTAACAAGACCTTTAGCCACCCTAGCGAAAGCCGCAGAACAGTTCGGGCAAGGCGACTGGCGACCGATGCAAGAAATTGGTAGTACGGAAGTACGCAACACCGCCCATGCCTTTAACGACATGCAAATTCGCTTACAACGTTATTTGAATGATAGAGAGCGATTATTTGCGTCTATTTCACATGATTTAAAAACGCCCATTACACGCTTACGTTTACGCGCCGAAATGCTGGAAGAAGATAACGTTAGAGACGCTATGATTCGAGATTTAGAAGATCTCGATATGCTAGTAAAAGGGGCTTTACAAAGCGTAAAAGAAACCGATATTCATGAAAATAGAGTCGAGGTCAACATTCAAAACATGCTGTTGGACATGCAATCGAGCGCGGCTCTGGCTCACAAAATCATACGGATTCATGGAGAGTTAAAGACGCCTTATATAGGTAAACCCTTTGCAATTAAGCGCTGTCTTGGCAATTTAATTGATAATGCCCTGTATTATGGTACCTCGGCGACCGTTTACCTCGATGATAATGAGGAAAGGCTGTGTATTCGTATTCAAGATGAAGGTCCCGGCATTCCTAAAGACAAGCTAGACAAAGTCTTTCAACCCTACACCAGACTCACCAGTGACCATTCTGGGCACCCTAGTGGTATGGGACTTGGTCTCAGCATCGCTCGCAACATTGCCCGTGCGCATGGAGGGGAAGTCACCTTAAGGAATCTAGACAATGCCAAAGGGCTCGAAGCGGTTATCAAGCTACCTAGACATTAA